The sequence below is a genomic window from Bacteroidales bacterium.
CCCATCTACAGATAATATTCCGAACTTGATAGGAAGACAAGAGGATGGCGTGATAAAGAGCTCATTAATTGATGGAACAAGTCAAACCCCTTCAACAGATGATTACAATGCAGGAATAGAGCAGTTTGGGAAAAGAGGTATGGTGATAAAAAAAGAGGTTCAAAAAGCTTCTTATGAATTTAATAAAAATATTTTAAAAGAATTAGATATTAATGTTAAAACCAGTGCAATTACAAAGGGATATAAAGGTTTGACGAAAGGCATTGCTAAACATGCTCCAATTATCGGATATGTAATAGATGCAAAAGAAGTAATAAACGGTATTCAAGCAGATGGAAATGCTCTTGGTGCAAACACAGCGATTGAAGTGGCAGGAGTGGCAGGTGGTGCAGGTGGTGCTTGGGCTGGTGCAGCAATGGGAGCTTCGATAGGTTCATTAATATGTCCTGGTGTGGGAACTGTTGTGGGCGGTGTTATAGGTGGCGTATTGGGTTCTTGGGGTGGCGAGGAAGCAGCAGAAGGAATAACTAGAAAAGCACTTAAAGAATAATAAAACTATGGAAAGAATTTGGAACTACTTTTTTTATTCTACTTGGAAACTTCAAATCTTATTGGGCGATTTATTGTTTCAGAAACCTATATATTTTATCATTTTAAATATTTTCCCATTTCTTCGTAAGAATGAAGCAAAAGGACTGAAAGAATATAAAAAAGTAATGAATAATAAAGATTACGGTTTTAATATTGGCTTTGCATTTGGTTTTATGTTTTTGACAACAATGGTTATTTACAGTAGTATTTGCTTATACATTGTTAAACTACTGAATATAGAAGTTGGGGATACAATTTACTATTACTTCATAGTTGTTGTGGCTTTATCCTATTTAACCAATTATTTGTTGCTATATCGTTCAGATGCTTATAAGAAGTATTTTGATGAATTTGATAAGGTTAATAATAAATCACTAATTTATCTTTCTGCTGTTTTATTCCATTTAGGAATTATTGGCTTTGGAATATTGTCAATACATTGGACAGTAGGTTTTAATCTTTAAAAAATGAAAATGTTACAAATTACAATTGCTCTTATGATGCTCGGAAGTTGTTCACAAGAAAAGATGCTAAAGTATGTTGGTAAAAACTATGAAATACTTTACCCTGCAAGTTGGACAAAACAAGAAAAATCAAATGTGATATTTTTTCTATCGCCAAAGGTAAATGAAAAGGATATGTTTCAAGAGAATGTAAACCTGATGTTACAAGACTTATCTCAACAGCCGATGAGTTTGGAGCAATACACCGAGCTAACGAAAAAGCAGATAACGGATAATCTTGGAACTTCTGCAATAGTATCAATTAAAAGTACAACACTAGCAGGGCAACAGGCAAAGGAATTTGTTTACAATATGGATTATCAGGGACGAAAACTAAAAATGAAACAATATTGGTTTATTAAAGGAAATGTAGCATACTTGTTTACATATACAGCCGAACCATTAGAGTTTAATAAATACGAAAGAACTGCAACGGAAATGATACAGAGTTTTAAGATTACCAAATAAAAAAAATATCTCACTCGAATTTAGCGAAGTGTAATCGAGTGTAGTAAGGGTTTTGAGGTACAGCAATGCTTATAAAATGACGGATATACTTTGCAACAAAAAATAATCAATGAAGTAACCGAAATTATCAAATCCGAATCTTTCCAAAACCTTTGCAAAGCGTTTAAAGAAGGCAAAGCAACAAGCATAAAAATAAATACAATAACAATAGTGTCAGAGCCGGAAGCACCAATTTCCGGCATGACACTTTTTAATGAAAATGGTTTTGTACTCGGAAAAGAAGCATTTACAAGTGATACAGAACTTATAAAAACATTACTTCACGAAATATATCGGTTAAAAAAAAGTTCTTCAAGAAAAACAGGGTTGTCAAAAGCGTTATCAACAAAGGAAACAAAAGATGCGTATGAATTTGCAGAGAGGGCGATAAAATTATTTTTTCTTTAAAAACTCAGGAGGAACAGGTTTATAATTACCAACAATTTCTTTTAAAGTTTTTTTAGCAATGATAAGGTCAAGCAATTGCAATGCTATTGTTCTGTCTTCACCTTTTAGTTCATTAATCACTTTTAATCTTTCAAATATAGGAACGTCTTTTACATCATTTTCAGGATAACCAAAAATCATATTATCTAAACTGATTTCAAGAAACTGCACAGCTTTAAGCAACACTTTTATTCTTGGAATAACTTTGCATGCTTCAATGCTACTGTAATGTGTCGGAGTAACACCAATGGTGTAAGCAACTTCTTTTAAAGAATATCGTTTTTCTAATCGAGTTTCCTTGAGTTTCTTTCCAATATTTTTAAGGAAATCATCAGTTATTTCCATGAAACAAAATAATTACTTGTTGTGTTTTTTTAAGAACTCTAACGGAACACTTTCGTAATCGCCAACAATACTTTTAAGAGAATCCCTTGTTAGAACAAGTTTTAACAACTCATTAGTAAAATATAACTCTTCGGGACCGAGCTTTTCTATGCGTTCAAAATTTTTAGCTAAAGTTGGGTTTTTTATTTGAGGTTTTTCTATTGGTTTTTCACCAAAAATAAGTTCGTCAATACTTATTTTGAGTGCTTGTGCCGCTTTAACCAATGTTTTTAAACTTGGGGTAACTCTGCCTGTTTCAACTTTGCTGTATTGATTAGGAATTACGTCCATTATTTCAGCAAGTTCTTTTTGAGAAAAACGTTGTTTTTCTCTCGCTTCTTTAAGGCGTTTGCCGACATTCTTCAAAACATCATCAGTTACTTTCATTTAACAAAAATAATCATTAAAATACTTTTATTAAAAAAAAATATACTAAAAATTCATTTAGATTATTCATAAATAATTATATTTGTCGTTTGAAGTAATTATATAAACATAATACACCTTAAAAGATTATTTAAGATTATTTAAGAGCAATATAAAAATGAAAATACCTGAAATTAAACAAAACCTGAGCTTAAACACAGTTTTAAGCCACTATAATCTCAAGCCAGACAATAACAATCGTCTTCATTGCCCCTGGCACGATGACAAAACACCGTCATTACAAATATATCCCAAAACAAACACATGGACTTGCTTCAGCTCCAAATGCAATGCCGGAAGTGGCGATGTAATTGATTTTATTATGAAATATGAGGTAATCAGCAAATATGAAGCAATACAAAAAGCAATAGCACTAATCCCTTTAGCTCAAAGCATAAAGCCAAAAACAGAAAGCGAACAAACACCGAATAATTTTACTGACAACGAACAACCGACAACCAACAACATCGCTACACGAACAGAAGTTTTAACAAAAGCATTTAATTATTTTAAGGCGGGTTTAAGTGGCAAAAGCAGGCAGACATTAGAATATATCGAAAGCAGGGGGCTTGATAAAACTAAGTTGGAAATCGGCTATAACTCCGGACAAATGCACCACAGAGAAAACCGTCAATATATCGAGAGTTATGTAAAATATCACATATTAGCAATCAGCGAAGCAAAAGGCAAAACGGAAAAATGCTATACTGTTTGGGCAAAATACTGTATAATCTTTGCCTTACGCAATAAACAAAACCAAATAACAGGACTGTACGGAAGAAGCACAATAAATAATAATGAAAACAAACACTTCTACCTGAAAGACCGTTCAGGGCTTTACCCAAGCTATCCCAAAGAAACAACAACAAAATTAATATTAACCGAAAGCATTATTGATGCAGCTACATTATTACAAATATCAGGCATTACAAAAGAATATGAAATACTCGCATGTTACGGAACAAACGGACTAACCGAAGAACACAAACAGGCAATAATCGAATTAAAGCACTTGCAGGAAATAATTTTTGCTTTTGACAATGACGAAGCAGGAAGCAAAGCAGTAGAGAAATATACACAAGAGTTAAAAATTATAAATGAAAATTTAAAAATCAGCAAAATAGAATTACCCTGCAAAGATGTAAACGAAACTTTTATAAGCCACGAACCCACAGTATTTATGCACCTTTTAGAACAACGAAAGATTTTGTTTTCAGATGAAAAAACAAATAAAAAAGAAAAATCACAAACCGGTTCGCCTTCAAATCAGCACCACATAGCCACTTCCCCACTTCCAAAATTTAACGCAACTAATCACGAAGCATTAACTTACGAAACAACCGAGCTGCATGTAACAGTTCTCGGA
It includes:
- a CDS encoding PsbP-related protein translates to MKMLQITIALMMLGSCSQEKMLKYVGKNYEILYPASWTKQEKSNVIFFLSPKVNEKDMFQENVNLMLQDLSQQPMSLEQYTELTKKQITDNLGTSAIVSIKSTTLAGQQAKEFVYNMDYQGRKLKMKQYWFIKGNVAYLFTYTAEPLEFNKYERTATEMIQSFKITK
- a CDS encoding helix-turn-helix transcriptional regulator, producing the protein MEITDDFLKNIGKKLKETRLEKRYSLKEVAYTIGVTPTHYSSIEACKVIPRIKVLLKAVQFLEISLDNMIFGYPENDVKDVPIFERLKVINELKGEDRTIALQLLDLIIAKKTLKEIVGNYKPVPPEFLKKK
- a CDS encoding helix-turn-helix transcriptional regulator, coding for MKVTDDVLKNVGKRLKEAREKQRFSQKELAEIMDVIPNQYSKVETGRVTPSLKTLVKAAQALKISIDELIFGEKPIEKPQIKNPTLAKNFERIEKLGPEELYFTNELLKLVLTRDSLKSIVGDYESVPLEFLKKHNK